A single region of the Apodemus sylvaticus chromosome 7, mApoSyl1.1, whole genome shotgun sequence genome encodes:
- the LOC127690209 gene encoding prostate and testis expressed protein 14-like: MGKHILLLLLGLSLLVSSLQALTCITCDRINSQGICESGEGCCQAKPGEKCASLITLKDGKMLFGNQRCANICFSGTVKNGDQTVKMKCCKKRSFCNEI, translated from the exons ATGGGAAAGCACATCTTGCTGCTCCTACTGGGCCTGTCTTTGCTGGTGAGCTCCCTGCAAG CTTTGACATGTATCACATGTGATAGAATCAATTCTCAGGGGATTTGTGAGAGTGGAGAAGGTTGTTGTCAGGCTAAACCTGGTGAGAAGTGTGCCTCACTCATAACCCTTAAAG ATGGTAAAATGCTGTTTGGAAACCAGAGATGTGCTAACATTTGCTTCAGTGGGACTGTTAAGAATGGAGATCAGACAGTAAAAATGAAATGTTGCAAGAAAAGGTCCTTCTGCAATGAAATATAA